Proteins from a single region of Syntrophales bacterium:
- a CDS encoding radical SAM protein, translating into MEENLRRLKQILKRCVLCPRRCAVDRTGGERGFCGLADRPVVARALPHHGEEPPISGSRGAGTIFLSSCNLRCSFCQNHQISHETAGREETAAGLARTMLRLQEEGCHNIEPVTPTPHAAGILEAWLAARRDGLSVPLVYNCGGYEDPAVLRLLEGMVDVYLPDFKFGDPALGTKLTGVPDYPETALRAVGEMIRQVGDTLETDGSLARRGLLVRHLILPGNTANSRAALDLLRRRLGSSVPLSLMSQYTPVNPVRLEPDLSRRVTPEEYESVVDYALDLGFEELYVQAVDEREIVPDFRREDPFRWPGSGG; encoded by the coding sequence ATGGAAGAAAATCTCCGCCGACTGAAGCAAATCCTCAAGCGCTGCGTCCTCTGTCCACGGCGCTGCGCCGTCGACCGGACGGGCGGCGAACGGGGTTTCTGCGGGCTCGCGGACCGTCCCGTCGTGGCCCGGGCACTGCCTCACCATGGAGAGGAGCCCCCCATCTCGGGATCCCGGGGCGCCGGCACGATCTTCCTGTCCTCCTGCAACCTGCGCTGCTCCTTCTGCCAGAACCACCAGATCAGCCATGAAACGGCAGGCCGGGAGGAGACGGCCGCCGGGCTGGCCCGGACCATGCTCCGCCTCCAGGAGGAGGGATGCCACAACATCGAGCCGGTGACGCCGACGCCTCACGCAGCGGGCATCCTGGAGGCCTGGCTGGCCGCCCGCCGGGACGGGCTGTCGGTTCCGCTGGTCTACAACTGCGGGGGATACGAGGATCCGGCGGTCCTCAGGCTCCTCGAGGGGATGGTGGACGTCTACCTCCCGGACTTCAAGTTCGGGGATCCCGCCCTGGGCACGAAGCTCACCGGGGTCCCCGATTACCCGGAGACGGCTCTCCGGGCCGTCGGCGAGATGATCCGGCAGGTCGGAGACACCCTGGAGACGGACGGCTCCCTGGCGAGGAGGGGCCTCCTCGTCCGGCACCTGATCCTCCCCGGCAACACCGCCAACAGCAGGGCGGCCCTCGATCTTCTCCGGCGGCGGCTCGGCTCTTCGGTCCCCCTCAGCCTGATGTCCCAGTACACCCCCGTCAACCCGGTCAGGCTGGAGCCGGATCTGAGCCGGCGGGTGACGCCGGAGGAGTACGAGTCCGTCGTGGATTACGCCCTTGACCTGGGTTTTGAAGAACTCTATGTTCAGGCCGTGGACGAGCGGGAGATCGTCCCGGACTTCCGGCGGGAGGATCCTTTCCGCTGGCCCGGGAGCGGCGGCTGA
- a CDS encoding glutamate-5-semialdehyde dehydrogenase, whose product MGLEIRESILETAVRARAAASALGRVPSDRKDRTLLAMAGALREREAFLLEANAGDVAKARERGLSKAMVDRLTLTPATIRGMARGLEEVAALPDPVGRITGMWRRPNGLLVGRMRIPLGVIGIIYEARPNVTVDAAALCLKSGNAVILRGGSEAIDSNLAIARVLQDVLETSGLPPAAVQVIGVTDRRAVYEMLQLEEYIDLIIPRGGEDLIRAVVRDSKIPVIKHYKGVCHIFVDAGADVGEAVKICMNAKTQRPGVCNAMETLLVHEAIAGAFLPEAARVLQDAGVRLRGCPRTREIVPSAEEAREEDWHAEYLDLILAVRVVDGIEEAMDHIERYGSLHTEAILTRDYANAQRFLREVSSSTVLVNASTRFSDGFELGLGAEIGISTTKLHAFGPMGLEELTTTKFIIYGDGQVRT is encoded by the coding sequence GTGGGATTGGAGATAAGGGAAAGTATTCTCGAAACGGCAGTCAGGGCGCGTGCGGCCGCTTCCGCCCTCGGGCGCGTACCGTCCGATCGCAAGGACCGCACCCTCCTGGCCATGGCCGGTGCCCTGCGGGAGCGGGAGGCGTTCCTGCTGGAGGCGAACGCCGGCGACGTCGCAAAGGCCCGGGAGCGGGGGCTGTCCAAGGCCATGGTCGACCGCCTCACGCTGACCCCGGCGACGATCCGGGGCATGGCCCGGGGGCTGGAGGAGGTGGCGGCCCTGCCGGATCCGGTCGGCCGGATCACCGGCATGTGGCGGCGCCCCAACGGCCTGCTGGTCGGGCGGATGCGGATCCCCCTGGGCGTCATCGGCATCATCTACGAGGCGCGCCCCAACGTGACCGTCGATGCGGCGGCCCTGTGCCTGAAATCGGGCAATGCGGTGATCCTGCGGGGCGGATCGGAGGCCATCGACTCCAACCTGGCCATCGCCCGGGTCCTTCAGGACGTGCTGGAGACGTCGGGCCTGCCGCCGGCGGCGGTGCAGGTCATCGGCGTGACGGACCGCCGGGCGGTCTACGAGATGCTCCAGCTGGAGGAGTACATCGACCTGATCATCCCCCGGGGAGGGGAGGACCTGATCCGGGCGGTGGTGCGGGATTCGAAGATCCCCGTCATCAAGCACTACAAGGGCGTCTGCCACATCTTCGTCGACGCCGGCGCGGACGTCGGGGAGGCGGTCAAAATCTGCATGAACGCCAAGACCCAGCGCCCGGGCGTCTGCAATGCCATGGAGACACTCCTCGTCCACGAGGCGATCGCCGGGGCGTTTCTCCCGGAGGCGGCCAGGGTCCTGCAGGACGCCGGCGTGCGGCTCCGCGGGTGTCCCCGGACGCGGGAGATCGTTCCCTCCGCCGAAGAGGCCCGGGAAGAGGACTGGCACGCCGAGTACCTGGACCTGATCCTCGCGGTCCGCGTGGTGGACGGGATCGAAGAGGCGATGGACCACATCGAGCGCTACGGCTCCCTGCACACGGAGGCGATCCTGACCCGGGACTACGCCAACGCCCAGCGCTTTCTCCGGGAGGTCTCCTCCTCGACGGTGCTGGTGAACGCCTCGACCCGCTTCAGTGACGGGTTCGAGCTGGGGCTCGGGGCCGAGATCGGCATCAGCACGACAAAGCTGCACGCCTTCGGGCCCATGGGGCTGGAGGAGCTGACGACAACGAAATTCATCATCTACGGAGACGGACAGGTGAGGACATGA
- the nadD gene encoding nicotinate-nucleotide adenylyltransferase has protein sequence MKWGLLGGTFDPIHMGHLRCAEEILEMFDLNRIIFVPASRPPHKLGAEITPFFHREQMVRLAIEDNPSFSFSDVENQREGKSYSVETIEYFLSRYLKDLELYFILGQDAFHAIQTWRDWNRLLLLCHMVVMTRPGYENRGLATILPEDFASRFTYEEEFDAYRGPTGHMIYFREVTFLDIASSNIRQRAKASQSIAYLVPDTVRRYIVKNELYKSRSL, from the coding sequence ATGAAGTGGGGACTGTTAGGCGGAACCTTCGATCCGATTCACATGGGCCATCTGCGATGCGCCGAGGAGATCCTGGAGATGTTCGACCTGAACCGGATCATCTTCGTCCCCGCATCCCGGCCTCCGCACAAGCTGGGGGCGGAGATCACGCCCTTCTTCCACCGGGAGCAGATGGTCCGGCTCGCCATCGAGGACAATCCCTCCTTTTCCTTTTCCGACGTGGAGAACCAGCGGGAGGGAAAGTCCTATTCGGTGGAGACCATCGAGTATTTCCTGAGCCGCTACCTCAAGGACCTCGAGCTTTACTTCATCCTGGGCCAGGACGCCTTTCACGCCATCCAGACGTGGCGGGACTGGAACAGGCTCCTCCTCCTGTGCCACATGGTCGTCATGACCAGACCGGGCTATGAAAACAGGGGGCTCGCGACGATCCTTCCGGAGGATTTCGCTTCCCGCTTCACCTACGAAGAGGAGTTTGACGCGTACCGGGGACCGACGGGGCACATGATTTACTTCCGGGAGGTCACCTTCCTCGATATCGCTTCCAGCAATATCCGCCAGCGGGCGAAGGCTTCGCAGTCCATTGCCTACCTGGTTCCCGACACGGTGCGCCGCTACATCGTCAAGAACGAGCTGTACAAATCAAGATCCCTGTGA
- a CDS encoding PAS domain S-box protein produces the protein MEGAKKTREELLKEVAELKKKVQGLGRGGPAVQSWEERYRELAECLPQVVFELDRKGRFTFFNRHITTFLGYDQEDFDKGMTAWEAVIPEDRERMRREIDLVLKGKSKAQGTQTALLRKDGTSFPVAIFASPIHSAEGIRGLRGVGVDISYQKRAEIELRESEERYRSIVEHTHDGICVIDRDGRIQYGNDELSRMTGYSREENLGKTFTDFIVPEDRRIALDRFTRRQRGENVVDQYETRIVCSDGRQINVEAKVSVLTDSKGQKQAVVKLLDITDRKKAENSLRQSENLYRTIFENTGTIMMIADEDRNIVLLNGEFERVAGIRREDVVGKIRADDLIESADLERLVSLQREILEDPARGPFHTEFSLKDKSGGMRDVFLVISAIPETRLVVCSLLDITERKQAVQALLEREKALEETTRRLEEVNEALRVLLKHKQESQGEVESKVLANVRELVLPYVKKMQSTSLDGAQKAYVDIIETNLEDIMSPFLRTLTSQYLNFTPKEIQVANYIRSGKTTKEIARIMSVSRSAIDLHRNHIRAKLGLNKKKANLRTHLASLA, from the coding sequence ATGGAAGGCGCGAAGAAAACCAGGGAAGAGCTGCTGAAGGAAGTGGCGGAGCTGAAAAAGAAAGTGCAGGGCCTCGGGCGGGGCGGCCCGGCCGTGCAATCCTGGGAGGAGCGCTACCGGGAGCTGGCGGAGTGCCTGCCGCAGGTCGTCTTCGAGCTGGACCGGAAAGGCCGCTTCACCTTCTTCAACCGCCATATCACCACGTTCCTCGGCTACGACCAGGAGGATTTCGATAAGGGAATGACCGCCTGGGAGGCGGTGATCCCGGAAGACCGGGAGCGGATGAGGCGGGAGATCGACCTGGTGCTCAAGGGAAAATCGAAGGCCCAGGGCACCCAGACGGCCCTCCTCCGGAAAGACGGAACATCCTTTCCCGTGGCCATCTTCGCGTCCCCCATCCACTCGGCGGAAGGCATCCGGGGGCTCCGGGGCGTGGGGGTCGACATCTCCTACCAGAAGAGGGCGGAGATCGAGCTTCGGGAGAGCGAGGAGCGCTACCGTTCCATCGTCGAGCACACCCACGACGGGATCTGCGTGATCGACCGGGACGGCCGCATCCAGTACGGGAACGACGAGCTGTCCCGGATGACCGGATACAGCAGGGAGGAGAATCTCGGGAAGACGTTCACCGATTTCATCGTCCCGGAAGACCGGCGCATTGCCCTGGATCGGTTTACGAGACGCCAGCGCGGCGAGAACGTGGTCGACCAGTACGAAACGAGGATTGTCTGCAGCGACGGCCGGCAGATCAACGTGGAGGCGAAGGTTTCCGTCCTGACGGACTCAAAGGGACAGAAGCAGGCGGTCGTCAAGCTCCTGGACATCACGGACCGCAAGAAGGCGGAGAACAGCCTGCGCCAGTCGGAGAACCTCTACCGCACGATCTTCGAGAACACCGGCACCATCATGATGATCGCCGACGAAGACCGGAACATCGTTCTCCTGAACGGCGAGTTCGAGAGGGTCGCGGGAATCCGGCGGGAAGACGTCGTCGGGAAGATCCGGGCCGACGACCTGATCGAGAGCGCCGACCTGGAGCGGCTGGTGAGCCTGCAGCGTGAAATCCTGGAAGATCCGGCCAGGGGGCCTTTCCACACGGAATTCTCCCTGAAGGACAAATCGGGCGGGATGCGGGATGTTTTTCTTGTGATCTCCGCCATCCCCGAGACCCGGCTCGTCGTGTGCTCCCTCCTGGACATCACGGAGCGGAAGCAGGCGGTCCAGGCGCTCCTGGAGAGGGAGAAGGCCCTGGAGGAGACGACCCGGCGCCTGGAGGAGGTCAACGAGGCCCTGCGCGTCCTCCTGAAGCACAAGCAGGAAAGCCAGGGAGAGGTGGAATCGAAGGTCCTCGCCAATGTCCGCGAACTGGTGCTGCCCTACGTGAAGAAAATGCAGAGCACCTCCTTGGACGGCGCGCAGAAGGCGTACGTGGACATCATCGAGACGAACCTGGAGGACATCATGTCGCCCTTCCTCCGGACGCTGACCTCCCAGTACCTGAACTTCACGCCGAAGGAAATCCAGGTGGCGAACTATATCCGCAGCGGGAAGACCACGAAGGAAATCGCCAGGATCATGAGTGTCTCCCGGAGTGCGATCGACCTGCACCGGAATCATATCCGGGCGAAGCTGGGCCTGAACAAAAAGAAGGCCAACCTGCGCACCCATCTTGCCAGCCTTGCGTGA
- a CDS encoding ABC transporter permease, which yields MFKKEVPDKPQSFTLAAEGTPGEACTLSLSGRLALENLERLLAEADAFFGSRRPSAVRVDLSQVRYMDSAGALFIGRLRTLAAARSIPLELAGLGEDARRILSLVESRSAPAVTKAAAEKPGGFFPKVADTAESLLDAFADLMTFVGEVVLALLHALFHPRTVRWNAVLFYMRRAGVEGLPVVGLISLLLGLIMAFMASLQLRQFGANIYVASLVSISIVRELGPIMTAILVAGRSGSAFAAEIGTMMVNEEVDALTTMGFDPVKFLVIPKVIAALVVVPILTLYADLLGVLGGLIVGVTGLDITVHAYMTQTIKSIRIFDMNASMFKAMCFSLLISGIVCYRGFQVRGGAEAVGAAATSAVVSAIFLIIVADSAFAIMLHYIRP from the coding sequence ATGTTCAAGAAAGAGGTTCCGGACAAGCCTCAGAGTTTCACCCTCGCCGCGGAGGGAACACCCGGGGAGGCCTGTACCCTTTCCCTGTCGGGCCGGCTCGCCCTGGAGAACCTGGAGCGGCTGCTCGCGGAAGCCGATGCGTTTTTCGGGAGCCGTCGGCCGTCGGCCGTCCGGGTGGATCTCTCCCAGGTCCGTTACATGGACAGCGCCGGAGCCCTTTTCATCGGCCGTCTCCGGACGCTGGCCGCGGCCCGGTCCATTCCCCTGGAGCTGGCGGGCCTCGGGGAGGATGCCCGGCGGATCCTGTCGCTCGTGGAAAGCAGATCCGCCCCTGCCGTGACGAAGGCGGCCGCGGAGAAGCCGGGGGGGTTCTTCCCGAAGGTTGCGGATACGGCGGAGTCCCTGCTCGATGCCTTCGCGGACCTCATGACGTTTGTCGGGGAGGTCGTCCTGGCCCTGCTCCACGCCCTTTTCCATCCCCGCACGGTGCGCTGGAACGCCGTCCTGTTCTACATGAGAAGGGCCGGCGTGGAGGGCCTGCCCGTGGTCGGGCTCATCAGCCTGCTCCTGGGCCTGATCATGGCCTTCATGGCCTCCCTTCAGCTTCGCCAGTTCGGCGCCAACATTTACGTGGCCTCCCTTGTATCGATCTCCATCGTGCGCGAGCTGGGGCCGATCATGACGGCCATTCTCGTGGCCGGCCGCTCCGGATCGGCCTTTGCGGCGGAGATCGGCACCATGATGGTCAACGAGGAAGTGGACGCCCTGACGACCATGGGGTTCGATCCCGTCAAGTTCCTGGTGATCCCGAAAGTGATCGCCGCCCTCGTGGTCGTGCCCATCCTGACCCTGTACGCGGACCTGCTGGGAGTTCTGGGCGGCCTGATCGTCGGTGTGACGGGACTCGACATCACGGTCCATGCCTACATGACCCAGACCATCAAGAGCATCCGGATCTTCGACATGAACGCCAGCATGTTCAAGGCCATGTGCTTCTCCCTCCTGATCTCGGGCATCGTCTGCTACCGGGGCTTCCAGGTCCGGGGAGGAGCGGAGGCGGTCGGGGCGGCGGCGACCTCCGCCGTGGTGTCGGCCATATTCCTGATCATCGTGGCGGATTCGGCCTTCGCCATCATGCTGCACTACATCCGGCCGTAG
- a CDS encoding ATP-binding cassette domain-containing protein: MNDPSAVPANGTGPVIEVENLTAAYGDHVVLENVSMQVQPGEIIAIVGGSGCGKSTLLKYLIGLYRPTSGRVRVNGVDIAAADDAALQEFKRQIGVLFQSSALIGSMTLAENVALPLQGHTDLPPAIIDEVVRMKLSMVNLSGYEDYLPAELSGGMKKRAGLARAMALDPTILFFDEMSAGLDPVTSVELDMMVRSINEGMGTTMVVVTHELESIFTIASRAVMLDKSSRGIIAEGRPRDLQKDTSDPRVYHFFNRTSGSSA, encoded by the coding sequence ATGAACGATCCATCCGCGGTACCGGCTAACGGGACCGGGCCCGTCATCGAGGTCGAGAACCTGACGGCTGCCTACGGGGACCATGTCGTCCTGGAAAACGTCAGCATGCAGGTGCAGCCCGGGGAGATCATCGCGATCGTCGGGGGAAGCGGCTGCGGGAAGTCGACCCTGCTGAAATACCTCATCGGGCTATATCGGCCGACGTCGGGACGGGTCCGGGTCAACGGCGTGGACATCGCCGCGGCCGACGATGCCGCCCTGCAGGAGTTCAAGCGGCAGATCGGCGTCCTGTTCCAGTCGAGCGCCCTCATCGGCTCCATGACCCTGGCCGAGAACGTGGCCCTCCCGCTCCAGGGGCACACGGACCTCCCGCCGGCGATCATCGACGAGGTCGTACGGATGAAGCTCTCCATGGTGAACCTGTCGGGCTACGAGGATTACCTGCCGGCGGAGCTCTCGGGGGGCATGAAGAAACGCGCGGGCCTGGCCCGGGCCATGGCCCTGGACCCGACGATCCTGTTCTTCGACGAGATGTCCGCCGGCCTGGATCCCGTCACGTCGGTGGAGCTGGACATGATGGTCAGGAGCATCAACGAGGGCATGGGAACGACGATGGTGGTCGTCACCCACGAGCTGGAGTCGATCTTCACGATCGCGTCCCGGGCCGTCATGCTCGACAAGTCCTCCCGCGGCATCATCGCGGAGGGGCGGCCCCGGGACCTGCAGAAGGATACGTCCGATCCGCGGGTGTACCATTTCTTCAATCGCACGAGCGGTTCTTCCGCATAG
- a CDS encoding MlaD family protein → MARIKTPKFLIGLFITLGVSIGVATVIWIGASKILQKGDMYVTYFDESVQGLSPDSMVKYRGVDVGRIDSIQVAQDRRLIEVVMKVDLKPSEAKDSVAQLKSAGLTGIVFVDLDRVPTGERVDTPRINFTPPYPIIPSQASAQKLILSGLEMTIAKIKEVDLAGISNELKRVEKSISEFFGGRQTHRILENLESTTAHLNHTLDKVDQLVSAGHLEGALDDAKTLFQETKDGIVDARGLIDDVRKEIKAMNLAETARRTEGMVTDLDHKTRQITTDMELAGENIRRASENLDALLQRLEANPSDLIFGEPPPPRRFR, encoded by the coding sequence ATGGCCAGAATCAAGACTCCCAAGTTCCTGATCGGTCTGTTCATCACCCTGGGGGTTTCCATCGGCGTCGCCACGGTCATCTGGATCGGGGCGTCCAAGATCCTCCAGAAGGGCGATATGTACGTGACGTATTTCGACGAATCGGTACAGGGCCTTTCCCCGGACTCCATGGTGAAATACCGCGGCGTCGACGTCGGCCGCATCGACAGCATCCAGGTGGCCCAGGACCGGCGCCTCATCGAGGTGGTCATGAAGGTGGACCTGAAGCCCTCGGAGGCGAAGGACTCCGTGGCCCAGTTGAAGTCCGCCGGCCTCACGGGCATCGTCTTCGTGGACCTGGACCGGGTTCCCACGGGCGAGCGGGTCGATACGCCGCGGATCAACTTCACCCCGCCCTATCCCATCATCCCCTCCCAGGCCTCGGCGCAGAAGCTGATCCTGTCCGGCCTGGAGATGACCATCGCCAAGATCAAGGAAGTCGACCTGGCGGGGATCTCGAACGAGCTGAAGCGGGTGGAGAAGTCCATCAGCGAGTTCTTCGGGGGCAGGCAGACCCACCGCATCCTCGAGAACCTGGAATCCACGACGGCGCACCTCAATCACACGCTGGACAAGGTGGATCAGCTCGTCTCCGCGGGGCACCTGGAGGGTGCCCTGGATGACGCGAAGACCCTGTTCCAGGAAACAAAGGACGGCATTGTGGATGCCCGCGGACTGATCGATGACGTGCGGAAAGAGATCAAGGCGATGAATCTCGCCGAAACGGCCCGGCGGACCGAGGGCATGGTGACGGATCTCGACCACAAGACGCGGCAGATCACGACGGACATGGAACTGGCCGGGGAGAACATCCGCCGGGCCTCGGAAAATCTTGACGCGCTGCTCCAGAGGCTGGAGGCCAATCCTTCGGACCTGATCTTCGGGGAGCCTCCACCGCCCCGACGTTTCCGCTGA
- a CDS encoding ABC-type transport auxiliary lipoprotein family protein has product MTNRMKKGSRIGATGRMKAGLRVLAVVLLAAGLLWGCAGAKPALLVDHYSLEYDPPAFEGTAPLDEVLKLDRFSATEALRGVLMISRLEPYVYYADPYHRWRVNPADLATDFLARDLRSAGLFKAVFTWRDPVDARFVLKGAVEEFSETGGADGRRSLLVLRMTLMDMSKSDVQNRVVYQKKYESSLPVEGRSAGGLAAAMSRAMALLSRQIIHDASTAVRRNAGPGMPGDKKPTGE; this is encoded by the coding sequence ATGACGAACAGGATGAAGAAAGGGTCCCGCATCGGCGCGACCGGGAGAATGAAAGCGGGATTGCGGGTTCTGGCGGTCGTCCTTCTTGCGGCGGGATTGCTTTGGGGCTGTGCCGGTGCAAAGCCGGCCCTCCTGGTGGATCATTATTCCCTTGAATACGATCCGCCCGCCTTCGAAGGGACGGCGCCTCTGGACGAAGTCCTCAAGCTGGACCGTTTTTCCGCCACGGAGGCCCTCCGGGGCGTCCTGATGATTTCCCGGCTGGAGCCCTATGTCTACTATGCGGATCCCTACCATCGCTGGCGGGTCAATCCGGCCGACCTGGCCACGGATTTCCTGGCCCGCGATCTGCGCAGCGCGGGGCTCTTCAAGGCTGTCTTCACGTGGCGGGATCCCGTGGACGCAAGGTTTGTACTCAAGGGCGCCGTGGAGGAATTCTCCGAGACCGGCGGCGCCGACGGCCGCCGCTCGCTCCTCGTGCTCCGGATGACGCTGATGGACATGAGCAAGAGCGACGTCCAGAACCGGGTCGTGTATCAGAAGAAATACGAGTCGTCCCTTCCCGTGGAAGGCCGGAGCGCCGGCGGCCTCGCCGCCGCAATGAGCCGCGCCATGGCCCTCCTGTCCCGTCAGATCATTCATGACGCCAGCACGGCGGTCCGGCGGAATGCCGGACCCGGGATGCCCGGAGATAAGAAGCCCACCGGCGAATGA
- a CDS encoding metallophosphoesterase: MILFLVLYLLVYGGGHVYVFLRLVRAFSLPAPGQGVLGVFLAMMVLLPVAVHFLERIGQERAACLASWTGFLWMGVLFFALCLLAGLDAWNWVMRLGTVVTGADRSAWMVGARPAALLALGGAVLLSVYSAWEATRLQTERIVLPSAKVSRPVRIVQISDVHVGFIIAGDRVGHIAAAVEEARPDLVVSTGDLVDGQIDSLLDSMERLRAIRPPLGKFAVTGNHEFYAGLDQALAFTEGAGFTVLRGEGQTVGGVLNLAGVDDATGIHAGLAPAVDERAVLDRLDPGLFTVLLRHRPENRSATAGRFDLQLSGHTHKGQIFPFSFFTRMAFSHHAGDYRLPGGGLLHVSRGTGTWGPPMRFLAPPEITVIDLVPGPGREEAK; encoded by the coding sequence ATGATACTGTTTCTTGTCCTCTACCTCCTCGTCTACGGGGGGGGCCATGTCTATGTATTCCTCAGGCTGGTGCGGGCGTTTTCGCTGCCGGCACCGGGACAGGGGGTACTCGGCGTTTTCCTGGCCATGATGGTTCTCCTTCCGGTGGCCGTTCACTTCCTCGAACGGATCGGCCAGGAGCGTGCAGCCTGCCTGGCATCCTGGACCGGTTTCCTCTGGATGGGGGTTCTGTTCTTCGCTTTATGCCTGCTGGCCGGCCTGGATGCCTGGAACTGGGTGATGCGGCTCGGGACGGTCGTCACGGGCGCGGACCGGTCCGCCTGGATGGTCGGGGCCCGGCCCGCGGCGCTCCTGGCCCTGGGAGGGGCGGTGCTGCTCTCCGTCTACAGCGCCTGGGAGGCGACTCGCCTCCAAACGGAGCGGATCGTTCTTCCGAGTGCCAAGGTTTCCCGGCCGGTGCGGATCGTCCAGATCTCGGACGTCCACGTCGGGTTCATCATCGCCGGGGACCGCGTCGGCCACATCGCCGCGGCCGTCGAGGAGGCCCGTCCGGACCTGGTGGTGTCCACGGGGGACCTGGTGGACGGCCAGATCGACAGCCTCCTGGATTCCATGGAGCGGCTCCGGGCGATCCGGCCGCCCCTCGGCAAGTTTGCCGTGACGGGGAACCATGAGTTCTACGCCGGCCTCGATCAGGCCCTTGCGTTCACCGAGGGAGCCGGGTTCACGGTTCTCCGGGGAGAGGGGCAGACCGTGGGCGGGGTCCTGAACCTGGCCGGTGTGGACGACGCGACGGGAATCCATGCCGGGCTGGCCCCGGCGGTGGACGAGCGGGCGGTTCTCGATCGCCTCGACCCCGGGCTTTTCACCGTTCTGCTCCGGCACCGGCCGGAAAACCGCTCCGCAACGGCCGGCCGATTCGACCTGCAGCTGTCGGGACATACGCACAAGGGACAGATTTTCCCTTTCAGTTTTTTCACGAGGATGGCATTTTCCCATCATGCAGGGGATTACCGGCTGCCCGGCGGAGGGCTTCTCCATGTCAGCCGAGGGACCGGGACCTGGGGACCGCCCATGCGGTTTCTGGCGCCTCCTGAAATTACCGTGATCGATCTCGTGCCCGGGCCCGGGCGGGAGGAAGCGAAGTGA
- a CDS encoding class I SAM-dependent methyltransferase, translating to MNERPDPEAVQSVFRDVTGHRAIAGIIRSHSTNSRDVRRYALEGLDLLDCRDILELGCAFGPFTETLRGRVAPEAAVTGVDIVEAYEEPFLEACGRAGLRGRFLPEGVPVIRSFPEASFDLVLCSFALYFFPEVIPGIARILRPGGLFVVITHDRNNMGELADLIRRTLTRQGDLPGGRLPVESIVARFSAENGRDLLAPWFGEVETQDYRNTLVFPPSDIPQILQYIHFKSPFLLTGTARTVPEVTKLLEEELKRWIRSTGSIHLSKNDRIFRCRQPRSRKDGT from the coding sequence GTGAACGAGCGGCCGGATCCGGAAGCGGTCCAGAGCGTTTTCAGGGATGTGACGGGCCATCGCGCCATTGCCGGGATCATCCGCAGCCACTCGACAAACAGCCGGGATGTCCGCCGTTACGCGCTGGAGGGACTCGATCTTTTGGATTGCCGCGACATCCTGGAGCTGGGGTGTGCCTTCGGCCCCTTCACCGAGACCCTGCGGGGGCGGGTCGCGCCGGAAGCCGCCGTTACGGGGGTGGACATCGTGGAGGCCTACGAAGAGCCGTTCCTCGAAGCCTGCGGCCGGGCGGGCCTTCGGGGACGATTCCTCCCGGAGGGAGTCCCGGTGATCCGGAGCTTCCCGGAGGCGTCCTTCGACCTGGTCCTGTGCTCCTTCGCCCTGTATTTCTTTCCCGAGGTCATTCCCGGGATCGCCCGGATCCTGCGGCCGGGCGGCCTGTTTGTCGTCATCACCCACGACCGGAACAACATGGGGGAGCTGGCGGACCTGATCCGGAGAACGCTGACGCGGCAGGGCGACCTCCCGGGGGGACGTCTTCCCGTGGAGAGCATCGTGGCGCGGTTTTCCGCGGAGAACGGCCGGGATCTCCTGGCGCCCTGGTTCGGGGAAGTCGAGACGCAGGACTACCGGAACACCCTGGTTTTCCCGCCGTCCGACATCCCCCAGATCCTGCAGTACATCCACTTCAAGAGCCCGTTTCTTCTGACCGGAACCGCCCGCACCGTCCCGGAGGTTACAAAGCTTCTGGAGGAGGAGCTTAAGCGCTGGATCCGGAGCACCGGAAGCATCCATCTGTCCAAGAACGACCGGATCTTCCGCTGCCGGCAGCCACGGTCCCGAAAGGACGGAACATGA